The stretch of DNA TTCATGGGTATTCCTGCAGGTATGATGATTACAAAGTATGGTTACAAGAAGACTGCTCTTGTTGCTTTGGCACTTGGTTTCGTCGGCATTGCCATCCAATATGGTTCAAGTAGAATGGATGGAAACGAAATCAGCACATACGCAGTTTATCTGCTTGGTGCCTTCGTTTGTGGTTTCTGTGTTTGTATCTTGAATACCGTAGTAAACCCAATGTTGAACCTTCTTGGTGGTGGTGGTAATCGTGGTAACCAACTTATTCAGACAGGTGCATCATTAAACTCACTTGCAGCAACACTGACTCCGATGATTGCAGGTTCAATGATTGGAGAGATTACTAAGAGCACATCTCTCAAGGTTGTAACTCCATTGTTGTTGATTGCATTAGTTATCTTTGCAGCATCATTCGTTATCGTTTGGTTTACACAGCTAACTGAGCCAGAGACAGAGAAGTCTGACGTTGTAGGTGGTATCAGGGGTGCCTTGGGTTATCGCCAGTTGGTACTTGGTATCATTGCCATCTTCTTCTACGTAGGTATTGAAGTGGGTATTCCAGGACAGCTTTTGTTCTACCTTAGTGAGCCAGTTGCAGAAGGTGGCGTACTCGGTAGCGCAGCTATTGCAGGTCTTATCGCAGGTGTCTATTGGTTGTTGATGCTCGTTGGTCGCTTCGTTAGTGCCTTCATCAGTGGTAAGGTCTCTTCACGCACACAGCTTACTGTAACAACTGTTTTGGCTCTTGTGCTTCTGATTGTGGCTATCTTTATGCCAGAAACAGACAAGATGAGCCTTACAATTCCTAACATTGCAGAGAGCACATGGATTCAGGCAGAGGTTCCTGCAAAGGTGTTGCTAATTATCCTTTGCGGTATCTGTACATCAGTAATGTGGGGTGTTATCTTCAACCTCGCAACTGAGGGACTTGGTAAATATACAGCTACAGCGTCAGGTCTGTTCATGACCATGGTTGTGGGTGGTGGTGTAATGCCATTGATTCAGAACCTCATGGCAACCAAGGTTGGCGACATCCAGAGCTACTGGTTGATTGTAGCAATGCTCGCTTACATGCTCTTCTATGCGTTGATTGGCTCACACCCTTCAAAGAAGGCTTAAATGGTATCCTCATAATGGCAGGCTTTATGCTTGCCATTAAATTAAAATAACACCTTATATATATACTAACAATCATATTTAAAGAATTACTAACATGGACATTGAATTTGTAAGAAGTCGTTTTATTAAGCACTTCGATGGCAAGACAGGAAACATTTATTTCTCACCAGGACGTATCAATCTCATTGGTGAGCATACCGATTATAATGGTGGTTTCGTATTCCCAGGTGCAGTTGACAAGGGCATCATGGCGGAGGTTCGTCCTAACGGCACAAACACAGTAATGTGCTACTCAATCGACCTCAAGGACCGTGTAGAATTTAAGGTTGACGACCCAGAGGGTCCACGCGCCACATGGGCACGATTCATCTATGGTATGGTTCAGGAGTTTAAGGCGCTCGGCGTTGACGTAAAGGGATTCAACATTGCCTTTGCAGGTGACGTTCCTCTCGGTGCAGGTATGAGTTCTTCTGCTGCTATGGAAAGTTGCTTCGGATGTGCATTGAACGACTTGTTCGCTGATAATAAGATTTCAAAGTGGGACATCGTCCTCGCAGGTCAGGCTACAGAACACAAGTATATCGGTGTGAACTGTGGTATCATGGACCAGTTTGCAAGCGTCTTCGGTCAAGAAGGCAAGCTGATGCGCCTCGACTGCCGTAGCCGTGAATTTGAGTACTTCCCATTCGATCCAAAGGGTTACAAGCTTGTTCTTGTAAACTCTAAGGTTAAACATGAACTCGTTGGTAGCCCATATAACGATCGTCGCAAGAGTTGTGAGAATGTTGTAGCTGCTATCGCTGAGCAGTTCCCAGAGAAGAAGTACGAGACATTGCGTGATGCTAATTGGGATGAGTTAGAGGCTGTCAAAGATAAGGTAAGTGCAGAGGACTACAAGCGTGCACACTTCGTTCTTGGTGAGAAGGAGCGTGTCCTCGCTGTGTGTGATGCACTCAACGCAGGCGACTACGAGACAGTTGGCCAGAAGATGTACGAGACACATCACGGACTCAGCAAGGAGTATGAGGTTAGCTGCGAAGAGCTTGACTTCCTCAACGATGTTGCTAAGGAGGATGGCGTGACAGGTTCGCGCATCATGGGTGGTGGCTTCGGTGGCTGTACCATCAACCTCGTTAAGGACGAGTTGTACGACAAGTTCATTGCTGACGTGACAGAGAAGTTTAATGCCAAGTATGGCCATGCGCCTGAGGTTTATCCTGTTGTCATCAGCGATGGCTCTCACAAGGTTTGCTAAGAATATAACGGCATCTGACAAGGTGCATCTTTCTATTTAGAAAGTATGATATTGGTAGAGGGCTGGATTCTTCAATAGAGATTCAGCCCTTATCAAAAAAGAAATACATAAAGGATATTTAGATTAAGTTACCTAACAAAAAGAATACTACAGCAAAACCAAAACAATCAAGATTTTACATCTCTAATCAAAATCATGAACATGAATACATACTACAAAGGGGAACCCAAACACCTAGTCTCAGTTGACTGCATCGTCTTGGGTTTTGAAAACAAGAAATTGCAATTACTCGTCGGTAAGCGTAAAGTTGAACCATACAGCGGTAAGTTATCACTCTATGGCGGATTTGTAAGAGAAGACGAGAGTTTGAAAGAAGCAGCGAACAGAGTATTGTTTCAATGTACAGGCATCAATGACATTTACATGCGCCAGGTAGGTGCTTTCGGTGAAACCGATCGTGACCCTGGTGACCGTGTCATCTCAATTGCTTATTGTGCCCTCATCAACGTCTCTGATTACGATCAGAAGTTGTTAGAAGAAAACGACTTGCAATGGGTTGACATCAATGAGCTGCCTGAATTATATGGTGACCATATTGAGATGGTACAGATAGCACTGGCACAACTCCGTAAGCTCATCAACAAGGACCCACTCGGTTTCAATCTTCTTCCAGAGCTCTTCACACTCACCCAGCTTCAGAATGTTCATGAAGCCATCTTAGGTGTTGAGATTGATAAGCGTAACTTCCGTAAACGCATCAAACAAATCGATTTCATAGAGAAGACAGAGCTTATTGATAAGATTACGAGTAAACGTGGTGCAGCATTATATCGCATCAACAAAGAAATATACAACGAGGCCTCACTCTAACGTTGACGAGTAAGGCTAACATCGTAAGAATCTAAGATTACAATTACTGAAGAGGGTATATCGAATGTAAAACGTCATAACGAACATTCTGATATATCCTCTCTTTTTATATGGCTCTTTACAGCCCTAGGGTGAAGGGTGTTGGGACAAACGAGAGGACCTCACCTTTTGGCTCACCTTCTTGATACATCATATTGTCAGACAGGTCACACGGAAGAACGGAAGACACGGAGGTCCACCAAAATTTTTCAAATCCTACTTTATTATCCCCTGCCATATAACGCATCCATCATCACGAAACCGCTGTTTCGTGCTAAGCACCCGCACCACATGTGCGAGCCATCAACACGACAGCACTCAACAACCGAACAAAACCATACAAGCCCATCGCACTCATTATTTTTGGGTAAATTAATCAAAATAGTAAGTTCAATATTTTGATGTATGCATATTTATCTTTATATTTGCATTATAATTTAAAAATCCTATCTATTTATGAATGACAAGAAATTAATGAACAGAGCAGCGGATAACATTAGAATTCTCGCAGCGTCTATGGTTGAAAAAGCTAAATCAGGACATCCTGGTGGTGCAATGGGTGGTGCGGACTTTATTAACATCCTTTTCTCTGAATTTCTCGTCTTTGACCCTGAAAAACCTGAATGGGCAGGACGTGACCGATTCTATCTCGATCCTGGTCACATGTCACCAATGCTTTATGCTGCATTAACCCTCCAGAGAAAGTTCACGGTTGATGATATAAAACAATTTCGTCAGTGGGGTTCAATCACCCCAGGACATCCTGAAAGAGATATCGCACATGGAATCGAGAACTCTTCAGGTCCACTCGGTCAAGGTCATGCCTATGCAGCTGGTGCAGCTGTAGCTGAGAAATTCCTCGAAGCACGCCTTGGTAGCACAATGATGCAGCATAAGATTTATGCTTACATCTCTGATGGTGGCGTCCAAGAAGGTATCAGTGCAGAAGTAGGTCGCTTAGCCGGCAACTTGGGCCTTAACAACCTCATCATGTTCTACGATGCCAATGATATTCAGCTTTCTACTGAGTGTGGTGCCGTTATGTCTGAGGACACAGCCATGAAATATCGTGCATGGAACTGGAACGTATTGAAGATTGATGGTAACGACCCTGATGCTATCCGCGAAGCACTCGTTGCTGCAAACAAGGAAGAGCATCGCCCTACCCTTATCATCGGTGAGACTGTGATGGGAAAGGGAGCTCTGCAGGCTGATGGCAGTAGCTACGAACATAGCATTAAAACACATGGCGCACCATTGGGTGGTGACGCCTATATCAATACAATAAAGAATCTTGGTGGTGATGTTAACGACCCATTCAAGATTTTCCCAGAGGTACAGAAGCTCTACGATGATCGTGCAGCTGAGCTCAAGAAGATTGTAGCTAAGCGTCATGAAGCTGAAGCAGCATGGGAGAAAGAGAATCCTGAAAAGGCAGCACAAATGCGTGAATGGTTCTCTGGCAAGGCTCCAAAGATTGATTGGAGCGGTCTGGTACAGAAACGCGACATCCCAACACGTAATGGTTCTGCAGCTTGTCTTGGTGTTCTTGCCGAGCAAGTGCCTAACATGATTGTGTCATCAGCCGATCTCAGCAACTCTGATAAGACGGATGGTTTCCTCAACAAGACACATGCCTTCACACGTGACGACTTCAGCGGTGCCTTCTTCCAGGCAGGTGTTAGCGAGTTAGCAATGGCATGTATGTGTATCGGTATGATGCTTCATGGTGGTGTCATCACTGCAATGGGAACCTTCTTCGTTTTCTCTGACTATATGAAACCAGCTATTCGCATGGCTGCGCTCATGCGTATTCCAGTGAAATTTGTTTGGAGCCACGATGCCTTCCGTGTTGGTGAGGATGGTCCAACGCACGAGCCTGTAGAGCAGGAAGCACAAATCCGCTTGATGGAGAAGTTGCAAAACCATGCTGGACAGGATTCTGTACGTGTACTTCGTCCTGCGGATAGTGATGCCACAACAGTTTGTTGGCAGATGGCAATGGAGAACATGGACACGCCAACAGCACTCATCTTATCACGTCAGAACGTGATGAGTCTGCCAGAGGGAACCGATTACCAACAGACACGTAAGGGTGCTTACATCGTGACAGGCTCTGACGAGCAGTATGATGTTATCCTCGTGGCAAGTGGTTCTGAAGTATCAACCTGCGTAGAAGGAGCTGAGTTGTTACGCAAAGACGGTGTGAAGGTACGCGTCGTTAGCGCACCATCAGAGGGTCTCTTCCGCCGCCAAAGCAAGGAATATCAGGAGCAGATACTGCCAAGAGATGCAAAAATCTTCGGTCTTACCGCTGGTCTTCCTGTGACACTCGAAGGCTTGGTGGGTGCCAATGGTAAGGTATATGGTCTCAACAGCTTCGGTTTCTCAGCACCTTTCAAAGTTCTCGATGAGAAGTTAGGCTTCAACCCAGAGAATGTTTACAAACAAGTAAAAGCATTTTTAGCATAAACGTTTAACCAGATGTCCCTTAGTTCCATATCGAACGAAGGGGCTCATAAAACCTAAACAGCTTATGGAAATTAAGACAGTAGGAGTTGCCTGCGACCACGCAGGCTATCCATTAAAGCAATTCGTGATCCAATATTTGGAAGAACACAAGTATCCGTATAAGCATTTTGGCTGTAATAGTGATTTGAGTTGTGACTATCCTGACTACGCTCACACACTGGCTGAAGCCATAGAGAGCGGTGAGGTTTATCCAGGTATTGCTATCTGTGGAAGCGGTGAGGGTATGGCTATCACACTTAATAAACATCAAGGAGTACGTGCAGGTTTGGCATGGAACAAGGACGTTGCTGAGTTGATTCGTCAACATAATGATGCTAACGTTCTCGTACTCCCTAGCCGTTTTATCGATAATAAGACTGCTGAAAAGATTCTTGACGCCTTCTTCAAAGCAAGTTTTGAGGGCGGAAGACATGAACGTCGCGTTAAGAAAATTCCTGTTCACCAGGAATAGAACTAGCAGGTTGATGGGCTGCTGCTAGTTATTGCTAGTAAATCCTAGGTTTCCTAGTGACCCTAGTGTCCCTAGTACTCCTAGTTTCTCTAGTTCCCCTAGTACGCCTAGCCCTCCTAATTTAACGAAAAAGGTGTCCAGAAGTAATTCAGGACACCTTTTTCTATTTATAAAATCAATTTTTCCTTTTTCTGTATCAGTATATTAGCCTAAACAGCAACATGATGAAGAATCATTTGGAAAGCCTTCACCCTATCAACAAGACATTGAAAGCTTTCCCGATTGAATAGAAGAGAGATTAAGCCTCCTCTTCACCTTCGTCAACTTCTTCAGGAAGGTGGAAGCGATACTTACGTGCAAAGACATCACCCACATTATTAATCTCAAGGAAGCTTGTGCCACCACCAGCACCGAATGAACCAGAAAGATAAGCGATCTTATCCTCTAACTCTATATACCCCTTCTGGCGGAGCATACGCAATGCAGCCGTAAACATCTCCTCGTTAGACTTTTGGCGATGCTGATAAATAGCAATCACACCATAGCTAAGATTCAACCAACGCTGCACCTTATCCTTGTAGCAGATAGCCAACACTGGATGTGGACCACGGAAAGCCGCAAGATTACGAGCAGTCTGACCTGTCTCGCTATCAGTGATAATGCCCTTTACACCCAATTGCTCAGTTGCCTCAATTGCACTTCGTGACAAGAACTCACGCTGGTCATTCTGATTAATCATCGGAACAGTGATATGTCCACGCTTATGTGCATCCTGCTCTGCCGCCTCAGCAATACGTGCCATCGTCTGTACAGCCTCAACAGGATACTTACCGCTTGCTGTCTCACCACTCAACATCAACGCATCGGTGTGACTATAGATAGCATTTGCGATATCCGTCACCTCTGCACGAGTAGGACGAGGATTGTTTATCATCGTGTGCAACATCTGAGTAGCCACGATAACAGGCTTCTTCTTCAAGATACACTTATTGATGATGCTACGCTGAATACCAGGAATCTGCTCGATAGGAACCTCAATACCTAAGTCACCACGTGCAATCATAATACCGTATGAAGCATCAATAATCTCGTCAATATTATCAACTCCCTCCTGATTCTCAATCTTTGAAATAATCTTTATATCAGAGTTATGCTCATCAAGTATCTTCTGAACGGCATGAACATCAGCTGCTGAACGTACAAAAGAGTGAGCGATGAAGTCAATATCTTCCTCTATCGCCAACAAGATGTTCGATTTATCTTTTTCTGTAAGCGCTGGTAGTTCGATGTGCTCACCAGGTACATTCACACTCTTGTGTGAGCCAAGATCACCTTCATTCTGCACCTGCGCCACTAACATCGGACCAACACTCTCGATAACCTGCATATCTAAAGCGCCATCATCAAAGAGGACATGATCGCCAACCTTCACATCACGTGCGAAGTCAGGGTAAGAAACATTCACGATGTCCTTTGTTGAATCCACATCAGGACGACCGAAAATCTTCACCATATCGCCTACTTTATAATGAATAGGCTCCGCCACAGCTGTGGTTCTCACCTCTGGTCCCTTGGTATCAATCAGTAAAGCCAAGTGCTGAGACACAGCACGTGTATTGCGAATAATCTCCTTAATACCTTCAGGACTTGCATGTGCCGTATTCATACGAACGACATTCATTCCTGAGAAGAAAAGCTTTCTTAGGAAGTCAACGTCACAGCGGCGGTCGCTAATAGAACATACTATCTTTGTTTGTTTCATAAAATTGAGTGTGTTATTGTTTAATTCGACATTGCTGAGAAAATCATATATAAGAGGGATGATAGCAGTATCACGAGCAACAATAGGGAGATAAAGACGATTGTAACCTTCTTACCAACCCCACTCTTCGAGGACTTTTCATACCTCATTGGAGCAACTTGCTCGTTCATGTTATCTGTTCTTGCTTGTGTATGATTCACGGGGGCAGTTGTCTCAGCACCACTGTCCGTTGTCGCACCCACCTGTGGGGTTGCAACAATCATACTTTCACCACAATAGGGGCAATTACATTTTAGCGTATTACCACCCTCCGATTCTATAACAAAGGGGCGATGGCAATGTTTGCAAGCTATTTGAAATTGCATTCTTTCTTCCTTTCGTTGATTTATCGTACGTCATCAATGAGGATATGCCCATCTTGCGATTGCACCTTCACCTGACGATATTCTGTTTCACCATCTTGTGATAATCTCACCTTGTACCAATTATCATCTATTGGAACGACACTGAGGTTACGCTGAAGTTGCTGGAAATCAGGCTCTGAAGCCGTGTTTCCAAAGGCTCCCCACCATACTGTCCATGAATCAACATCTGTTTCGTCACTGCCTTGCGTTCCAAAAATCATTCGGTTACAATAGTCGGTGAGATAACGACTATAGAACATAGCATCGGCATCTTCTGACAGGACAGCCTTCTGATAGAACGACTCTAAGAACTTACAGATGCTCTTGCGCTTTTCATCTTGCCGTTGTGCTTCAGCCTCTTGCGCTTCTTGCTGCGCACGAACCTGCATCACAGAGTCGGCATGTGCCTTGCGTTGTGCCTGCAACTCTAAAGCTTCTGTCTCTTGCTGGTTTTGCCAATAAAGGTAGCCAAAGACAGCTCCACCGCCCAAAAGAAGTACAATCAGTACCGTTAGAAAAACCTTCATTCCTGAACCTTGACTCTTTCTCCCTTCCTGCGCTACTATAGGTTGTTGCTCATAAGGTGTGATAGGAGTGCCAACAGACGGAAGGTTGACAAGCAATGACTGCCCACAATAAGGACATGTACAACGTATTTTTTCATCGTCATCTGCCGAAATCGCAAATGAGCGATGACATCTACTACAGGTCACATTATATTGCATATACTATAAATTCTTAAGATCAATGATTAGTGAGAACAAAGGATGCATGATGTCCTTACATAGTTAAACACGTACTATCTTGTGCAAATTTAGTAATTTTCTTCCATACTTGGAAATGTTTTAATCAATAATATAAGCCTAAATCAACGAACAATCTTAAATTCCTTATCTGATGACGTACAATAAGCTGTAAACTGCTCATATCTCCCTATCGTAAAACTAATTATCATCGCTTTAATCTTCTTTAAAAGGCAGCAACCCCTCTATCCACATCGGCTTGGGTTCAGCATTCCCATCGGTGTTATCAGGCGAAGAAACCGACAGTCCCATCAGTCGGATGGGGCGGTCGTGATAGTCCGTATCTTTCAACAACTGCTTGGCAAGGGGTAGGATATCGTCTTTCGCTCGGAGGATTTTATCCTGTGTAATACTGCGCGTTATCTGTGTTGTTGCATCCCACTTGAGTTTTAGCGTAAGCGTTCTACCTTTGAAATCCGTCCTCTCCAATCGTTCAACTAATTCGAGGGTGATATGATAGAGTTCGATGATAATCTTTGACTCAATGTGTAAATCCTCAAGGAACGTGCGTTCACACCCTACTGACTTACGTTCATGTGCAACGACAACTGGACGATTGTCAATCCCACGTGAGAAATCATAATAGACATGCCCCATCTTGCCAAACACCTGCACAAGGTGTTCATGCGATATTTGTCTGAGTTGTTCACCTGTGAAAACCCCCATTTCATACATTCGGTCAGCTGTCTTTGGACCTACGCCCCATAGTTTCTCCACTGGGAGCTTGCCAATAAAATCAAGCGCACGGTCGGGATGCACTGTGAAGATACCATTCGGTTTGCGCATATCTGAGGCAATCTTCGCTAATAGTTTATTATAACTAATACCAGCAGAAGCTGTTAGCGAAGTACGTTCGAATATCTTCTGTTTGATTTCCTTAGCCACATCAACGGCAAGTTCTATTCCCATTTTGTTGTCAGTCACATCAAGAAAAGCCTCATCCAATGAGATGGGTTCAACCAAATCAGTATATTCATGAAAAACAGCATGAATTTGTCGTGAAACTTCCTTATATTTATCGAAATGACTAGGGACAACAATCAGCTGCGAACAACGCCGTTTCGCCTGCGCCATTGACATTGCCGAATGCACGCCATAGACACGTGCCTCGTAGCTGGCTGTAGATACCACACCACGTGGTCCGTCGAAGCCAACAGCAATCGGCTTACCACGGAGTTCTGGATTATCTCGTTGCTCAACCGAAGCAAAGAAAGCATCCATGTCAATGTGAATAATTTTACGCATAATCGTGTCCTCTTTTCATTGCAAAGGTACGACGAAGAGTGGAAAGACAAGTATTTCTAACAAATAAATAAAGAAAAAAGCTTACCTTTGCAACAAAATGACAAAAATCGAGTTATAATAAAGATACAGAATCAAAGTACGAAGAATCAAATGAGAGAAATTGAGAGTCATGATACCATGGGAAAGTTTCAACGAAGTTTGAAGCGTACCTTCGACATTGTTGCAGCTCTCTTAGGACTCATCCTCTGCTTACCACTTTTTCTCATTATCAGTGTTCTTATTACTTATCAAAGTAATGGTCCGATATTCTTCCGACAGATACGTATCGGATATAAAGGACGTCCCTTTGCCATCTATAAGTTTCGTACAATGAGTAGTGTCGTGGAGGAGAATGGGCCACAACTTGTTGCAAATTGTGACAACACGAACTCCACCCGGCTAGAACAGTTCCTGCGTGGACACCATCTAGATGAACTGCCACAACTTTGGAACGTACTGCGTGGTGACATGTCATTTGTGGGACCACGTCCTGAACGCAAGTACTTCATTGACAAGATTATGGAGCAAACTGACAGTTATCACCTCATCTACCAAATGCGACCAGGACTCACTTCAGAGGCCACACTCTATAATGGATACACTGACACAATGGAAAAGATGCTCAGACGAATGGATATGGACATCCATTATCTAGAGAATCGCACCTTGTGGTTGGACTTTACCATCGTCATTAAGACGGTTCTAAAAATTCTTACAGGAAAGAAATTCTAAACACGAAAATGAAGAAATACATTCTATTCATATTACTCGCCTTGTGTTCCTTGAACGGCTTTGCACAGTCGTCCATGACGGATTCTCAAGTAATGGACTTCGTGATGAAGGAACATAAGAAAGGTACACCACAATCACAGATTGTCACTAAACTCATGCAGAGTGGTGTAGATATCTCGCAGATACGCCGTGTGAGAAACTCATACGAGAAGATGCAGAAGGGTAATGCTGCTTTTGGCGCTGTGAAAGAGGGGACAACGACAGATCGTAGTCGTACGAACAACGGACAGACAAATCCTAATACTACCTCAGGAAAGAGCAAACGACAGATTGCCGAAGAGACGCTCAAAGACTATAACGACAATGAGCAGGTGGGCGATAGATATTCAGAAGGACGTATCACACCGGATCGTTCGTTAACGAATACCTATAATGAGAATGATGGCGAGTTTCTTAAGATGCAGTCAGAGATGAACGATTGGATGCCGCAAGATACTGCCGCAATGTACAAGAACCTTCTCAAGCAGTTAAGCCGTAACCGCAAGAGGGTTTGGGGACGTGACATCTTTAACAATAAGAGTCTTTCTTTTGAACCTAACATGAACATGGCACTGCCACGCAACTACCACATCGGACCTGGTGATGCCGTGTTTATTGACATCTATGGGGCTTCACAGAAATCATATCAGACAACGGTTGCACCTGATGGCTACATCACCTTAGAGGGTTTTGGACCTATTCAGGTTAGTGGACTGACCGTAGGGCAAGCCAACAATCGCATCCGTGAGAAGATTGGCAAGCGATTTAGTAGTTCTAACATCCGGCTCTCTGTAGGTCAGACACATACAATCATGGTCAACGTTGTAGGCGAGGTGAAGACACCTGGTACCTATACGCTATCATCTTTTGCAACAGTCTTCAATGCACTTTATATGGCGGGTGGTATAGGTGATTTAGGAACACTCCGTAACATCAAAGTATATAGAGGAGGCACACTTATCAGTACGGTTGACGTTTATGACTTCCTACGTCGTGGACAT from Prevotella scopos JCM 17725 encodes:
- a CDS encoding MFS transporter is translated as MENQTNKKGTLVAIITMMFLFAMISFVTNMAAPFGTIWKQHYEWAGMMGNMMNFAAYLFMGIPAGMMITKYGYKKTALVALALGFVGIAIQYGSSRMDGNEISTYAVYLLGAFVCGFCVCILNTVVNPMLNLLGGGGNRGNQLIQTGASLNSLAATLTPMIAGSMIGEITKSTSLKVVTPLLLIALVIFAASFVIVWFTQLTEPETEKSDVVGGIRGALGYRQLVLGIIAIFFYVGIEVGIPGQLLFYLSEPVAEGGVLGSAAIAGLIAGVYWLLMLVGRFVSAFISGKVSSRTQLTVTTVLALVLLIVAIFMPETDKMSLTIPNIAESTWIQAEVPAKVLLIILCGICTSVMWGVIFNLATEGLGKYTATASGLFMTMVVGGGVMPLIQNLMATKVGDIQSYWLIVAMLAYMLFYALIGSHPSKKA
- the galK gene encoding galactokinase; translation: MDIEFVRSRFIKHFDGKTGNIYFSPGRINLIGEHTDYNGGFVFPGAVDKGIMAEVRPNGTNTVMCYSIDLKDRVEFKVDDPEGPRATWARFIYGMVQEFKALGVDVKGFNIAFAGDVPLGAGMSSSAAMESCFGCALNDLFADNKISKWDIVLAGQATEHKYIGVNCGIMDQFASVFGQEGKLMRLDCRSREFEYFPFDPKGYKLVLVNSKVKHELVGSPYNDRRKSCENVVAAIAEQFPEKKYETLRDANWDELEAVKDKVSAEDYKRAHFVLGEKERVLAVCDALNAGDYETVGQKMYETHHGLSKEYEVSCEELDFLNDVAKEDGVTGSRIMGGGFGGCTINLVKDELYDKFIADVTEKFNAKYGHAPEVYPVVISDGSHKVC
- a CDS encoding NUDIX hydrolase, whose amino-acid sequence is MNTYYKGEPKHLVSVDCIVLGFENKKLQLLVGKRKVEPYSGKLSLYGGFVREDESLKEAANRVLFQCTGINDIYMRQVGAFGETDRDPGDRVISIAYCALINVSDYDQKLLEENDLQWVDINELPELYGDHIEMVQIALAQLRKLINKDPLGFNLLPELFTLTQLQNVHEAILGVEIDKRNFRKRIKQIDFIEKTELIDKITSKRGAALYRINKEIYNEASL
- a CDS encoding transketolase family protein — translated: MNDKKLMNRAADNIRILAASMVEKAKSGHPGGAMGGADFINILFSEFLVFDPEKPEWAGRDRFYLDPGHMSPMLYAALTLQRKFTVDDIKQFRQWGSITPGHPERDIAHGIENSSGPLGQGHAYAAGAAVAEKFLEARLGSTMMQHKIYAYISDGGVQEGISAEVGRLAGNLGLNNLIMFYDANDIQLSTECGAVMSEDTAMKYRAWNWNVLKIDGNDPDAIREALVAANKEEHRPTLIIGETVMGKGALQADGSSYEHSIKTHGAPLGGDAYINTIKNLGGDVNDPFKIFPEVQKLYDDRAAELKKIVAKRHEAEAAWEKENPEKAAQMREWFSGKAPKIDWSGLVQKRDIPTRNGSAACLGVLAEQVPNMIVSSADLSNSDKTDGFLNKTHAFTRDDFSGAFFQAGVSELAMACMCIGMMLHGGVITAMGTFFVFSDYMKPAIRMAALMRIPVKFVWSHDAFRVGEDGPTHEPVEQEAQIRLMEKLQNHAGQDSVRVLRPADSDATTVCWQMAMENMDTPTALILSRQNVMSLPEGTDYQQTRKGAYIVTGSDEQYDVILVASGSEVSTCVEGAELLRKDGVKVRVVSAPSEGLFRRQSKEYQEQILPRDAKIFGLTAGLPVTLEGLVGANGKVYGLNSFGFSAPFKVLDEKLGFNPENVYKQVKAFLA
- the rpiB gene encoding ribose 5-phosphate isomerase B; the encoded protein is MEIKTVGVACDHAGYPLKQFVIQYLEEHKYPYKHFGCNSDLSCDYPDYAHTLAEAIESGEVYPGIAICGSGEGMAITLNKHQGVRAGLAWNKDVAELIRQHNDANVLVLPSRFIDNKTAEKILDAFFKASFEGGRHERRVKKIPVHQE
- the pyk gene encoding pyruvate kinase translates to MKQTKIVCSISDRRCDVDFLRKLFFSGMNVVRMNTAHASPEGIKEIIRNTRAVSQHLALLIDTKGPEVRTTAVAEPIHYKVGDMVKIFGRPDVDSTKDIVNVSYPDFARDVKVGDHVLFDDGALDMQVIESVGPMLVAQVQNEGDLGSHKSVNVPGEHIELPALTEKDKSNILLAIEEDIDFIAHSFVRSAADVHAVQKILDEHNSDIKIISKIENQEGVDNIDEIIDASYGIMIARGDLGIEVPIEQIPGIQRSIINKCILKKKPVIVATQMLHTMINNPRPTRAEVTDIANAIYSHTDALMLSGETASGKYPVEAVQTMARIAEAAEQDAHKRGHITVPMINQNDQREFLSRSAIEATEQLGVKGIITDSETGQTARNLAAFRGPHPVLAICYKDKVQRWLNLSYGVIAIYQHRQKSNEEMFTAALRMLRQKGYIELEDKIAYLSGSFGAGGGTSFLEINNVGDVFARKYRFHLPEEVDEGEEEA
- the dinB gene encoding DNA polymerase IV → MRKIIHIDMDAFFASVEQRDNPELRGKPIAVGFDGPRGVVSTASYEARVYGVHSAMSMAQAKRRCSQLIVVPSHFDKYKEVSRQIHAVFHEYTDLVEPISLDEAFLDVTDNKMGIELAVDVAKEIKQKIFERTSLTASAGISYNKLLAKIASDMRKPNGIFTVHPDRALDFIGKLPVEKLWGVGPKTADRMYEMGVFTGEQLRQISHEHLVQVFGKMGHVYYDFSRGIDNRPVVVAHERKSVGCERTFLEDLHIESKIIIELYHITLELVERLERTDFKGRTLTLKLKWDATTQITRSITQDKILRAKDDILPLAKQLLKDTDYHDRPIRLMGLSVSSPDNTDGNAEPKPMWIEGLLPFKED
- a CDS encoding sugar transferase is translated as MREIESHDTMGKFQRSLKRTFDIVAALLGLILCLPLFLIISVLITYQSNGPIFFRQIRIGYKGRPFAIYKFRTMSSVVEENGPQLVANCDNTNSTRLEQFLRGHHLDELPQLWNVLRGDMSFVGPRPERKYFIDKIMEQTDSYHLIYQMRPGLTSEATLYNGYTDTMEKMLRRMDMDIHYLENRTLWLDFTIVIKTVLKILTGKKF